A stretch of the Halictus rubicundus isolate RS-2024b chromosome 16, iyHalRubi1_principal, whole genome shotgun sequence genome encodes the following:
- the LOC143362186 gene encoding serine protease persephone-like, giving the protein MYSNVLPIVLAQLLIGSLGIDFRAELYEGSACKLEDGGPGVCRKITDCPEKIKEVREGIRTWDSVGRCGFYGFMEIVCCRKPDIANKLTKRPAESACDRLRYAVPVNYVVDGVRTIASVFPFMVALGYTITDDSATYGQRIRYICGGSLISSEHVLTAAHCVHNKDRTVPVEVRLGHENLLSTDKSVQRIPIRDIMYHPEHKIGRSYNDVAILKLERKVEMSDTVKPACLQTKPFDSKTITPNTSLFVLGWGSTSFEENPSTLLMRTASLSIVDKEECSKWYTGFGKLPHGLDDTIVCAIDRNESRRSDACQGDSGGPLLMVSVANVRVIGITASGQGCGTATPGFYTLVHPFLDWIEEQVRSATTATMTNGVVPFYYGDYLSKTS; this is encoded by the exons ATGTACAGCAACGTTCTTCCGATCGTGCTGGCCCAACTGTTGATCGGTTCACTGGGGATCGATTTCCGCGCGGAGCTCTATG AAGGCAGCGCGTGCAAATTGGAAGATGGTGGCCCAGGTGTGTGCAGAAAGATAACGGACTGTCCGGAGAAGATAAAGGAGGTGAGAGAAGGCATTAGAACCTGGGATTCCGTAGGAAGATGCGGGTTCTATGGTTTCATGGAGATCGTTTGCTGTCGCAAGCCTGACATTGCAAACAAGCTGACTAAGAGACCTGCCGAAAGTG CATGCGACAGACTGCGCTATGCTGTGCCAGTCAACTATGTAGTCGATGGCGTCAGGACGATAGCTAGCGTCTTCCCATTCATGGTTGCTCTAGGATATACAATAACCGATGACAGTGCCACATATGGACAGCGAATTAGATATATCTGCGGGGGCAGCTTGATAAGTTCTGAACACGTATTGACAGCGGCACATTGTGTGCACAACAAGGACAGAACCGTTCCGGTTGAA GTAAGATTAGGCCACGAAAACTTACTCAGCACCGATAAGAGCGTGCAACGCATCCCTATCAGAGACATAATGTACCATCCGGAACATAAAATCGGCAGAAGCTACAACGACGTGGCCATCTTGAAACTAGAAAGAAAAGTGGAAATGTCAGACACAGTTAAGCCTGCCTGCCTGCAAACTAAACCTTTCGACAGTAAAACCATAACGCCCAATACGTCTTTATTCGTGCTTGGGTGGGGTTCGACGAGTTTCGAGGAAAATCCTAGTACGCTGCTGATGAGGACGGCTAGCCTCAG TATCGTGGACAAAGAAGAATGCAGCAAGTGGTACACTGGATTCGGTAAACTGCCTCACGGTCTCGACGACACCATAGTTTGCGCGATCGACAGGAACGAGAGCAGAAGATCGGACGCCTGTCAAGGTGACAGCGGAGGTCCTTTATTAATGGTATCCGTGGCCAATGTACGGGTCATCGGGATCACAGCTTCCGGTCAAGGCTGCGGCACCGCGACACCAGGCTTTTACACTTTGGTGCATCCGTTCTTGGACTGGATCGAAGAGCAGGTGCGGTCAGCCACAACAGCCACAATGACGAACGGCGTTGTGCCGTTTTATTATGGCGATTATCTTTCAAAGACGTCATAG
- the LOC143362185 gene encoding serine protease persephone-like isoform X2, producing MYSNVLPIVLAQLLIGSLGIDFRAELYEGSACKLEDGGPGVCKKITDCPEKMKEVREGIRSWDSVERCGFDGFIEIVCCHRKPVFNENLTERPAERACGDLGKVLAVHFVIDGEITAAHVNPYMVALGYIKKDANATDKLLTYFCGGSLISSEHVLTAAHCVHNINGSVPVEVRLGHENLLSTDKSVQRIPIRDITYHPEHKIGISYNDVAILKLEREVEMSRTVKPACLQTKPLDSKTITPTTSLVVLGWGTTSFEGSLSTQLMKTASLSIVDKEECSKWYTGFGKLPHGLDDTIVCAIDRNESRRSDACHGDSGGPLVMASEAGIRVIGITGSGQGCGTAIPGFYTLVHPFLDWIEEQVWSATKTNDDVPFYYGDYLSN from the exons AAGGCAGCGCGTGCAAATTGGAAGATGGTGGCCCAGGTGTGTGCAAAAAGATAACGGACTGTCCAGAGAAGATGAAGGAGGTGCGAGAAGGCATTAGATCCTGGGATTCCGTAGAAAGATGCGGGTTCGATGGTTTCATCGAGATCGTTTGCTGTCATCGCAAGCCTGTCTTTAACGAAAATCTGACTGAGAGACCTGCCGAAAGAG CATGCGGCGATTTGGGCAAAGTTCTGGCAGTCCACTTTGTAATCGATGGCGAAATTACGGCAGCTCACGTCAACCCATACATGGTTGCTCTAGGATATATAAAAAAAGATGCCAATGCCACGGATAAACTACTTACATATTTCTGTGGGGGCAGTTTGATAAGTTCTGAACACGTATTGACAGCGGCACATTGTGTGCACAACATTAACGGATCCGTTCCGGTTGAA GTAAGATTAGGCCACGAAAACTTACTCAGCACCGATAAGAGCGTGCAACGCATCCCTATAAGAGACATAACGTACCATCCGGAACATAAAATCGGCATAAGCTACAACGACGTGGCCATCTTGAAACTAGAAAGAGAAGTGGAAATGTCACGCACAGTTAAGCCTGCCTGCCTGCAAACCAAACCTTTGGACAGTAAAACCATAACGCCCACAACGTCTTTAGTCGTGCTTGGGTGGGGTACGACGAGTTTTGAGGGATCACTTAGTACGCAGCTGATGAAGACGGCTAGCCTCAG TATCGTGGACAAAGAAGAATGCAGCAAGTGGTACACTGGATTCGGTAAACTGCCTCACGGTCTCGACGACACCATAGTTTGCGCGATCGACAGGAACGAGAGCAGAAGATCGGACGCCTGTCATGGTGACAGCGGAGGTCCTTTAGTAATGGCATCCGAGGCCGGTATACGGGTCATCGGGATCACAGGTTCCGGTCAAGGCTGCGGCACCGCGATACCAGGCTTTTACACTTTGGTGCATCCGTTCTTGGACTGGATCGAAGAGCAGGTGTGGTCAGCCACAAAGACGAACGACGATGTGCCGTTTTATTATGGCGATTATCTCTCAAATTGA
- the LOC143362185 gene encoding serine protease persephone-like isoform X1 translates to MLFRLNPKKQNNIMVTSSLDEGNKQNERQRRLFYGRSSLFLCFVEGSACKLEDGGPGVCKKITDCPEKMKEVREGIRSWDSVERCGFDGFIEIVCCHRKPVFNENLTERPAERACGDLGKVLAVHFVIDGEITAAHVNPYMVALGYIKKDANATDKLLTYFCGGSLISSEHVLTAAHCVHNINGSVPVEVRLGHENLLSTDKSVQRIPIRDITYHPEHKIGISYNDVAILKLEREVEMSRTVKPACLQTKPLDSKTITPTTSLVVLGWGTTSFEGSLSTQLMKTASLSIVDKEECSKWYTGFGKLPHGLDDTIVCAIDRNESRRSDACHGDSGGPLVMASEAGIRVIGITGSGQGCGTAIPGFYTLVHPFLDWIEEQVWSATKTNDDVPFYYGDYLSN, encoded by the exons ATGCTTTTCCGTTTAAATCCCAAGAAACAAAACAACATAATGGTGACAAGCTCGCTGGACGAGGGGAATAAACAAAATGAGAGACAACGTCGTCTATTTTATGGAAGATCATCCTTATTTTTGTGTTTTGTAGAAGGCAGCGCGTGCAAATTGGAAGATGGTGGCCCAGGTGTGTGCAAAAAGATAACGGACTGTCCAGAGAAGATGAAGGAGGTGCGAGAAGGCATTAGATCCTGGGATTCCGTAGAAAGATGCGGGTTCGATGGTTTCATCGAGATCGTTTGCTGTCATCGCAAGCCTGTCTTTAACGAAAATCTGACTGAGAGACCTGCCGAAAGAG CATGCGGCGATTTGGGCAAAGTTCTGGCAGTCCACTTTGTAATCGATGGCGAAATTACGGCAGCTCACGTCAACCCATACATGGTTGCTCTAGGATATATAAAAAAAGATGCCAATGCCACGGATAAACTACTTACATATTTCTGTGGGGGCAGTTTGATAAGTTCTGAACACGTATTGACAGCGGCACATTGTGTGCACAACATTAACGGATCCGTTCCGGTTGAA GTAAGATTAGGCCACGAAAACTTACTCAGCACCGATAAGAGCGTGCAACGCATCCCTATAAGAGACATAACGTACCATCCGGAACATAAAATCGGCATAAGCTACAACGACGTGGCCATCTTGAAACTAGAAAGAGAAGTGGAAATGTCACGCACAGTTAAGCCTGCCTGCCTGCAAACCAAACCTTTGGACAGTAAAACCATAACGCCCACAACGTCTTTAGTCGTGCTTGGGTGGGGTACGACGAGTTTTGAGGGATCACTTAGTACGCAGCTGATGAAGACGGCTAGCCTCAG TATCGTGGACAAAGAAGAATGCAGCAAGTGGTACACTGGATTCGGTAAACTGCCTCACGGTCTCGACGACACCATAGTTTGCGCGATCGACAGGAACGAGAGCAGAAGATCGGACGCCTGTCATGGTGACAGCGGAGGTCCTTTAGTAATGGCATCCGAGGCCGGTATACGGGTCATCGGGATCACAGGTTCCGGTCAAGGCTGCGGCACCGCGATACCAGGCTTTTACACTTTGGTGCATCCGTTCTTGGACTGGATCGAAGAGCAGGTGTGGTCAGCCACAAAGACGAACGACGATGTGCCGTTTTATTATGGCGATTATCTCTCAAATTGA
- the LOC143362185 gene encoding serine protease persephone-like isoform X3 translates to MKEVREGIRSWDSVERCGFDGFIEIVCCHRKPVFNENLTERPAERACGDLGKVLAVHFVIDGEITAAHVNPYMVALGYIKKDANATDKLLTYFCGGSLISSEHVLTAAHCVHNINGSVPVEVRLGHENLLSTDKSVQRIPIRDITYHPEHKIGISYNDVAILKLEREVEMSRTVKPACLQTKPLDSKTITPTTSLVVLGWGTTSFEGSLSTQLMKTASLSIVDKEECSKWYTGFGKLPHGLDDTIVCAIDRNESRRSDACHGDSGGPLVMASEAGIRVIGITGSGQGCGTAIPGFYTLVHPFLDWIEEQVWSATKTNDDVPFYYGDYLSN, encoded by the exons ATGAAGGAGGTGCGAGAAGGCATTAGATCCTGGGATTCCGTAGAAAGATGCGGGTTCGATGGTTTCATCGAGATCGTTTGCTGTCATCGCAAGCCTGTCTTTAACGAAAATCTGACTGAGAGACCTGCCGAAAGAG CATGCGGCGATTTGGGCAAAGTTCTGGCAGTCCACTTTGTAATCGATGGCGAAATTACGGCAGCTCACGTCAACCCATACATGGTTGCTCTAGGATATATAAAAAAAGATGCCAATGCCACGGATAAACTACTTACATATTTCTGTGGGGGCAGTTTGATAAGTTCTGAACACGTATTGACAGCGGCACATTGTGTGCACAACATTAACGGATCCGTTCCGGTTGAA GTAAGATTAGGCCACGAAAACTTACTCAGCACCGATAAGAGCGTGCAACGCATCCCTATAAGAGACATAACGTACCATCCGGAACATAAAATCGGCATAAGCTACAACGACGTGGCCATCTTGAAACTAGAAAGAGAAGTGGAAATGTCACGCACAGTTAAGCCTGCCTGCCTGCAAACCAAACCTTTGGACAGTAAAACCATAACGCCCACAACGTCTTTAGTCGTGCTTGGGTGGGGTACGACGAGTTTTGAGGGATCACTTAGTACGCAGCTGATGAAGACGGCTAGCCTCAG TATCGTGGACAAAGAAGAATGCAGCAAGTGGTACACTGGATTCGGTAAACTGCCTCACGGTCTCGACGACACCATAGTTTGCGCGATCGACAGGAACGAGAGCAGAAGATCGGACGCCTGTCATGGTGACAGCGGAGGTCCTTTAGTAATGGCATCCGAGGCCGGTATACGGGTCATCGGGATCACAGGTTCCGGTCAAGGCTGCGGCACCGCGATACCAGGCTTTTACACTTTGGTGCATCCGTTCTTGGACTGGATCGAAGAGCAGGTGTGGTCAGCCACAAAGACGAACGACGATGTGCCGTTTTATTATGGCGATTATCTCTCAAATTGA